A single Oncorhynchus mykiss isolate Arlee chromosome 22, USDA_OmykA_1.1, whole genome shotgun sequence DNA region contains:
- the LOC110501785 gene encoding myosin light chain 1, skeletal muscle isoform, with product MAPKKDAKAAPAKKAEPAKAAAPAPEPEVVAAPPALDLSTVKVEFTPDQQEDYKEAFGLFDRVGDAKVAYNQVADIMRALGQNPTNKEVRKVLGNPSDEEMAGKRLEFEAFLPMLQHIVNDPNKGTFDDYVEGLRVFDKEGNGTVMGAELRIVLGTLGEKMTEAEIDALMQGQEDENGSINFEAFVKHIMSI from the exons ATGGCACCCAAGAAGGACGCTAAGGCGGCACCCGCCAAGAAAGCCGAGCCGGCAAAGGCAGCTGCACCCGCACCCGAGCCTGAGGTGGTGGCCGCCCCCCCTGCACTCGACTTGTCCACAGTCAAG GTGGAGTTCACTCCCGACCAGCAGGAGG aCTACAAGGAGGCTTTCGGTCTCTTCGACAGGGTGGGTGACGCAAAGGTGGCTTACAACCAGGTCGCTGATATCATGCGCGCCCTGGGACAGAACCCCACCAACAAGGAGGTGCGCAAAGTCCTGGGCAACCCTTCTGATGAGg AAATGGCCGGCAAGAGATTAGAGTTCGAGGCCTTCCTCCCCATGCTCCAGCACATCGTCAATGACCCAAACAAGGGAACCTTCGATGACTACGTTGAAGGTCTGCGCGTCTTTGACAAGGAGGGCAACGGCACCGTGATGGGGGCTGAGCTGCGTATTGTCCTTGGAACACTGG gtgAGAAGATGACCGAGGCTGAGATTGATGCCCTCATGCAGGGACAGGAGGACGAGAACGGCAGTATCAACTTTGAAG CCTTTGTCAAGCACATCATGTCTATTTAA